A part of Brassica rapa cultivar Chiifu-401-42 chromosome A05, CAAS_Brap_v3.01, whole genome shotgun sequence genomic DNA contains:
- the LOC103869360 gene encoding cytochrome P450 705A22, whose amino-acid sequence MDVDFQNSFILVLLCLLSLLCYSLYVRKPQRFDLPPSPPSLPIIGHLHLLLSLLIHKSFQKLSSKHGPLLYLRIFNVPIVLVSSSSVASEIFKTHDLNVSFRGLPPLDESLLFGSSTFLMAPHGDYLKFMKKLLVTNLLGSQALERSRCIRADELERFYANLLGKAMDKEMVDIGKEAMKVSNKIIFKMLMGSRYCLEEDGEAETARGLVIQSFALFKKIFLATLLHRPLKKFGISLFKKDILSVSDRFDKLLERVLVKHQEEKPSEHQSADMMDVLLEAFRDENAEYKITRNHIKTFFIELFIAGTDSMGQTTQWAMAELVNNPNILERLRKEIESVVGKTSLIQETDLPSLPYLQAVVKEVLRLHPPAPLFARTSREECRIRGFYIPENTTLLVNVYAVMRDPGSWEDPDEFRPERFLASLGTGEEDERREQAHKYIPFGSGRRGCPGANLAYIFIGTAVGMMVQCFDWTIKGDEVKLEEAAGELNLTMAHPLKCTPVARTIKPFGFNPAEST is encoded by the exons ATGGACGTAGACTTTCAAAACTCCTTCATTCTCGTCCTCCTATGCCTCTTGTCACTTCTCTGTTACTCTCTCTACGTCAGGAAACCACAGAGGTTTGATTTGCCTCCGAGCCCTCCCTCTCTCCCAATCATCGGTCATCTTCATCTTTTACTCTCTCTTCTTATCCACAAGTCTTTCCAGAAACTCTCCTCCAAGCACGGACCACTCCTCTACCTCCGCATCTTCAATGTCCCCATCGTCCTCGTCTCCTCATCCTCAGTAGCCTCCGAGATCTTCAAGACGCACGACCTGAACGTCTCGTTCCGTGGCCTCCCTCCGCTTGATGAGTCACTCTTGTTCGGATCCTCCACTTTCCTCATGGCTCCCCATGGAGATTACTTGAAGTTTATGAAGAAGCTCCTCGTCACAAACCTGCTCGGATCTCAGGCACTCGAGCGGTCACGATGCATCCGTGCCGATGAGCTAGAGCGGTTTTACGCTAACCTGCTTGGCAAGGCAATGGATAAGGAGATGGTTGATATTGGCAAGGAAGCAATGAAGGTCAGTAACAAGATCATTTTCAAGATGCTCATGGGAAGCAGATATTGTTTGGAGGAAGATGGTGAGGCTGAGACAGCCAGGGGTCTAGTTATCCAGTCATTTGCCTTGTTTAAGAAGATTTTCTTGGCAACATTGCTTCACAGGCCGCTCAAGAAGTTCGGAATCTCTTTGTTCAAGAAGGATATATTGAGTGTCTCCGACAGGTTTGACAAGTTGCTAGAGAGGGTTCTAGTGAAACACCAAGAAGAGAAGCCGAGTGAGCATCAAAGTGCAGACATGATGGACGTATTGTTGGAAGCTTTTAGAGATGAAAATGCTGAGTATAAGATCACTAGGAACCATATTAAGACTTTTTTCATT GAACTTTTCATTGCAGGGACTGATAGTATGGGGCAAACTACACAATGGGCAATGGCTGAGCTGGTGAACAACCCCAACATTCTTGAGAGACTGAGAAAAGAAATTGAATCAGTTGTAGGGAAAACAAGTTTGATTCAAGAAACAGATTTACCAAGCCTTCCTTATCTGCAAGCAGTGGTCAAAGAAGTGCTTAGACTGCACCCACCAGCTCCACTCTTTGCAAGGACCTCCAGAGAGGAGTGTAGAATCAGAGGCTTCTACATACCGGAGAACACAACGCTTTTGGTTAATGTTTATGCTGTGATGAGGGATCCTGGTTCTTGGGAAGATCCTGATGAGTTTAGGCCGGAGAGGTTTCTAGCTTCTTTAGGAACCGGGGAAGAGGATGAGAGAAGAGAGCAAGCACACAAGTACATTCCTTTCGGGAGCGGAAGGAGAGGCTGTCCTGGAGCAAATCTAGCATACATCTTTATAGGAACTGCAGTTGGGATGATGGTCCAATGCTTTGACTGGACAATCAAAGGGGATGAGGTTAAACTGGAAGAGGCTGCTGGAGAACTGAACCTGACTATGGCTCATCCCCTTAAATGCACTCCTGTAGCTCGAACCATAAAACCCTTTGGCTTCAATCCTGCAGAGAGTACCTAG
- the LOC103869361 gene encoding uncharacterized protein LOC103869361 isoform X2: MEALYAKLYNKYTTLKERIFSELDEVNLNQEEKFLRFVKASETLTQHLRSEDQSSKETIRRMRDEITEITSARHQERLEFQNRLAEEERKNKALSEQVEKLKELISEGVPQSGRKQKTPESHQVTTRSMGKRRRLTEDVVETDMASPHVSIRQKSTTETLLVSQPQCSKTADVGSSTSAGSPFQALSEQLTGMKLSTNNEGERVCIIASHPSSGLSFSLTLVDNSTGEEAELLYNVVSLGTFERVVPNWMRDVIKFNTSMTPLFFERVSRVIKPRD; encoded by the exons ATGGAAGCTCTCTACGCCAAGCTCTACAACAAATACACCACCCTCAAG GAGAGGATTTTTTCGGAATTGGATGAGGTTAATTTGAATCAAGAAGAGAAGTTCCTTCGCTTTGTTAAAG CGTCAGAGACCCTGACGCAGCATTTGAGAAGTGAAGACCAGAGTTCGAAGGAGACCATAAGGAGAATGAGGGATGAGATAACTGAAATCAC ATCCGCCAGGCACCAGGAGCGTCTGGAGTTTCAAAACCGTCTTGCTGAAGAAGAACGAAAGA acAAAGCACTTTCGGAGCAAGTTGAGAAACTTAAAGAGCTTATCTCAGAGGGAGTTCCTCAAAgtggaagaaaacaaaagactCCCGAATCTCATCAAGTTACTACTAGAAGCATGGGGAAACGTAGAAGGCTGACAGAGGATGTGGTAGAAACAGACATGGCATCACCTCATGTTAGCATACGGCAGAAATCAACTACG GAAACTCTCTTGGTTTCTCAACCACAATGCTCTAAAACAGCCGACGTTGGATCAAGTACCTCTGCTGGTTCTCCATTCCAAGCTCTTAGCGAACAATTGACAGGAATGAAACTGTCAACCAACAATGAAGGCGAACGAGTCTGCATTATAGCCTCGCATCCATCAAGCG GTCTATCATTCAGCTTAACTTTAGTAGATAACTCAACTGGTGAAGAAGCTGAGCTGCTCTACAATGTTGTATCGCTGGGGACATTTGAAAGAGTTGTGCCCAACTGGATGAGAGATGTTATAAAGTTTAACACAAGTATGACTCCTCTCTTCTTCGAACGAGTCTCTCGAGTCATCAAGCCCCGGGATTGA
- the LOC103869361 gene encoding uncharacterized protein LOC103869361 isoform X1: MEALYAKLYNKYTTLKVSFLILISDSDFEFTKKTLFFPFQERIFSELDEVNLNQEEKFLRFVKASETLTQHLRSEDQSSKETIRRMRDEITEITSARHQERLEFQNRLAEEERKNKALSEQVEKLKELISEGVPQSGRKQKTPESHQVTTRSMGKRRRLTEDVVETDMASPHVSIRQKSTTETLLVSQPQCSKTADVGSSTSAGSPFQALSEQLTGMKLSTNNEGERVCIIASHPSSGLSFSLTLVDNSTGEEAELLYNVVSLGTFERVVPNWMRDVIKFNTSMTPLFFERVSRVIKPRD, from the exons ATGGAAGCTCTCTACGCCAAGCTCTACAACAAATACACCACCCTCAAGGTTTCATTTCTCATCTTAATTTCTGATTCGGATTTcgaatttacaaaaaaaacccTCTTTTTTCCCTTCCAGGAGAGGATTTTTTCGGAATTGGATGAGGTTAATTTGAATCAAGAAGAGAAGTTCCTTCGCTTTGTTAAAG CGTCAGAGACCCTGACGCAGCATTTGAGAAGTGAAGACCAGAGTTCGAAGGAGACCATAAGGAGAATGAGGGATGAGATAACTGAAATCAC ATCCGCCAGGCACCAGGAGCGTCTGGAGTTTCAAAACCGTCTTGCTGAAGAAGAACGAAAGA acAAAGCACTTTCGGAGCAAGTTGAGAAACTTAAAGAGCTTATCTCAGAGGGAGTTCCTCAAAgtggaagaaaacaaaagactCCCGAATCTCATCAAGTTACTACTAGAAGCATGGGGAAACGTAGAAGGCTGACAGAGGATGTGGTAGAAACAGACATGGCATCACCTCATGTTAGCATACGGCAGAAATCAACTACG GAAACTCTCTTGGTTTCTCAACCACAATGCTCTAAAACAGCCGACGTTGGATCAAGTACCTCTGCTGGTTCTCCATTCCAAGCTCTTAGCGAACAATTGACAGGAATGAAACTGTCAACCAACAATGAAGGCGAACGAGTCTGCATTATAGCCTCGCATCCATCAAGCG GTCTATCATTCAGCTTAACTTTAGTAGATAACTCAACTGGTGAAGAAGCTGAGCTGCTCTACAATGTTGTATCGCTGGGGACATTTGAAAGAGTTGTGCCCAACTGGATGAGAGATGTTATAAAGTTTAACACAAGTATGACTCCTCTCTTCTTCGAACGAGTCTCTCGAGTCATCAAGCCCCGGGATTGA